ctagactaaatGGTCACAAAAGTGCTTAAACTGaagaaaggctttacataatataataggtgtattaacattaaaagatatgactaatttgaatCCACCCTAGAGTCAAACCCCTGGGTtttaaaatgcaccattttttgtacatccttttctgttaatcctaagtatgcatttagattttatacagtatcagcaaacttataaataaacactatactaagtttggccccaaccTGGGGTAAGTGCccttaccccggggatcataaaatttacaattttggagaggccttcctgctctacatgcattggaatgatagttatcaagaagaagttaaaaatttctattgttcacacatttaataagtGACTaatttgaccccaccctgatacacacataaacactgtaagtttgaccccaccctgatacacacataaacactataagtttgaccccaccctgatacacacataaacactataagtttgaccccaccctggagtcagaacccctactccggggatcatAATTTACAATGTTGGTAGAGGCcgtcctgctctacatcactatgcatttagcttttcttacacattttcttacacatgtgcgatttctagagaagaagattttttaaaattgatcaatttttggcagtttttgccccgcccttaGGGCCCCAAGGggtcataaaatttacaatttacacccccccccccctctgtcttaaagatgcttcataacatttgaaaagaattggagtaTTTGAATAGcagttatcaaaaagaagttaaaaatgttcaattgttaacgcatgcatgacgacggacgacaaccaattgcagtAAACTAAATTACAACCAAAAAATGTAAGTATTGAAGAAGATAGGGCGTAGGAAAAGGGGACAGttcggttacggaaatagccgagtagttacgattgactccgtacagtgtcaattctccgggactactttcccctacgaATAACGATAATGGAGTTGTAccctggtacccgaggccttccgatacCAGCTCCAGTCAActcagtatattccgttacgctacaactccaaATATCATCGCTCCGCTCAAAATTATAGTCCAATGTCAAAGTCAgtagtttcaatttttaatcaGTCTAAACGTTACACAAAGTGTAGAAgaatttattatacccccgcaacaagttgtgggggggtatactggaatcaggttgtccgtctgtctgtccgtccgtccgtccgtctgtagacgcaatggtttccggactctaaagcattatcctttccacctaccgtcaccatatcatatatatggactacccatgggatgaagatgttccctatcgattttgggatcaaaagctcaaaggtcaagcgcactggacatcgaagtagcaatatggtttccgggctctaaagcgttatcctttccacctacagtcaccatatcatacatatggactacccatggaatgaagatgttccctatcgattttggggtcaaaggtcaagtgcactggacatcgaagtagcaatatggtttccgggctctaaagcgttatcctttccacctacagtcaccatatcatacatatggactacccatggaatgaagatgttccctatcgattttggggtcaaaaggtcaaaggtcaagtgcactggacatcgaagtagtaatattgtttccgggctctaaagcgttatcctttccacctacagtcaccatatcatacatatggagtacccatgggatgaagatgttccctatcgattttggggtcaaaaggtcaaaggtcacgcgcactggacatcgaagtagcaatatggttcggtttgtcatgccatttgttttttacactcagaaaagaggtagtttatacctattaccaacaccctttgggagattggggtaagcggggggtattcttagtgagcattgctcacagtacctcttgtttctacTAATTCTGGAATAAATAAATCCTACGTGACCACCCTATCTGGTATTTTAGAAAACCGAATCACACGCGTATAGTAACTTGCGTTTTTCTGCAGAAGTTTGGAAAGTCTGTGGCAGTGTCATTATtcgtaggggaaagtagtcccggagaattGACACTGCACGGAGTTTGCTAATGTAGCGTAACGGAACTTGCAAAATGGCGAGCGCGAGTAAAGAACaaaacatgaatttttttttttttttttttttttttttttttgttcagcAGTTTTATATgttcaatttcttttaaaatatattttccagGCGCAAGGTTAGTGCCAgttttcaggggcggatccaggaattgtggttacggggggcgccactttaagaggcagtgggtccagggcgaagccctggtggagACCCAAGGGGCGAatcccccggaagctcctggaatttacaggttttatagaacttgaaatatgtctcatatttagtcatttgtactattttctatcatttttttaataaggtgaaattaataaaaatgacgcaaattttaagggtttttggaagaagaaaaaagttctcccaatacagtatttcaagaaatcaaaagattttgttatttatttctccgggagtggaagaaattattgcttcttttatcgtttagtaccttaaattaaaaaaatttggggggggggcggctgcgccccccccccctaattaaATCTGCCACTGGTTTTATTGTAGTTTGCTGCtaaataaaaaagaatgcacgaatgatttattttgttcatttatGCAGTATTCATATAGAGAAAGTAACATACATGGTGGTGCAGAAGatttaaacaaataatattgaatgaaaaatatattttaaaatatcaaagaaaaacaatttataatcGAAAATCTACTCCTGATTACAAAACGATTATCGATTCTGATTTTAAGCCGATTGCCCATCATTACTAacacatctatctatctatctatctatctatatatatatatatatatatatatatatatatatatatattaatataaatcaagattagtcgcatataaataaaatcaccgcatataaatcaaaattttcggaTATAGAtgtcaagattatcgaatataaatcaaaattcatcaCCTGATTTGGTGCCATCACatcctttaaaaaaatagaGAAACGTAATAACGCTAAAAGTGACAATCACTGCAAAACTTTTCGCGTAAAGTACGCCATTTTCGTGACGTTATGTGATTTTACTATGGTTACATTTTTGTGTGCTAACGGTCAAGCATGGGAAGAGTGAAAAGAAAGAGTTGGACGAAGAAGGACTCTGTTGAGCAAACAGATACGGTAATTATGTAAATCAATTGTGAATTTCGTTTGCTGAGTGAATTAAAACAAACAGGGATAAATAGTTGCCGGCAACGTTATGGATTGgaattaatttcactttatagacaggattttatttttattttcacgaGTGCGAAGcagtgaaaaaagaaaatgctgTCTTACGATCGCGAgtgaaataaattccatatcCAACTACAAGGcattgaattttctgtttattacattttctttggttttagAACAAGTTTATTTgtaaatgacgtcacaatcaattaTTATCTTTACACTGTGAAACTATCAtctttattcaataaataaattatagtaTTTCGCTGTTGATAATGTAATTAGAACACTTTATTTGATAACACGTTTACATAGTGACGTTCTGGTTATAGAAACGTCTGACATTCTACTAGGTGGAAGCAAATGCAAGCTTTACAGCATGACAACGAGTCATTTTTCGCGACCTCGGCGCGCGTcctgtaaattatataatacgTTGGTGACGTCTTTACTACAATCaggactgattttttttaatgagacGTAGagcaacaaacaaacaaacaaattcacCACGTGATACAATGCATAGCAAAGTTGGGGCTGAGATGACTGACACATTTTTTGTGTGAAACGTGTTCCTCCTCCGCTAAAAGTCAAACTAACATAATTCCGGCTCCCACGCATGTATTTAGCAGAATCACAGTCTTGTACTTTTGTTTACGTACGTCTCTTGTAAGGGAGATAAACATGCTGATGACACAATTTCACTGGCATTTACTACTTCGCACTTTGCGCGTTATACCATTCATGTTTCAGGCcagttttataatttttgtagAAAGACCATAATACCGCAAATAGATACCACAGGCACCTTCAGTATGAATACTAAGTGCTACAACTCCACACACCCCACACACACCCTCTGATTTTTTTCCTCCGAAGTGTGCATTAAAGATTAGCCTTCTACCGGTAATCATTTTATTATGCCGGTAGATTTACAATCTCTAAAGCTttcaaaaagcgtgaaacgattgtacataaatcgaaattgggatgtgATAGACTGGGAATTTCGGAGAAATTATCATCGCAAAAACAAAtcagatggggggggggggggtagtagtagtgtccatacttcaggtgcctatgataaatatatgaatatttgcaGCTGAAAGATGTAAACCACTTGATCAGTGACCTCAGATTTGATTGGAAAGGCTACAAAATACCCAAAAGTCCGTGCACATGTAATAGTTATCATGAAGAATATCCCAAGATCAACAAGAACCAAGTGAATTTCCTTACATCATTTTCTCTGTCTCTTTTTCTCAGAACcgataatatatatttatttttgttcaaaattctTTAGTTTTCTAAGTCTAAGGTGCCGTTTTCAGAGAGACGACTTTGAAAACAAATCAACCAAGAAAAAAACTTCCCAGAGTTCATTCCAGAAGAAGCTTATGAACAAACAAGAAACCGAGACGACAGATCGTCTCCGCTCTCAGAGAAGAAATCAATCTGATGACTTTGAAATCAATAAGCGTGATGAAGTTGAAGTACGCAGAAAAATATTCGAAGAAAATTACTGGAAAAGTCGGCATGCGAATGCTCAAAATCAAAGCTGTTATCAACAAACACACTTGAAACATTCGACCGATCCGCGGCTGCAAAAAATGGAGACTGTGCCAATGATGCCCAACAGATCGGATTCAGTCCAAGAGTTGCCACACACTGTCTTGTATGATTCTACAGATTCTCGGATTTCGAGCACAGCTCGTCGTGAACTTTTTGTTGGAGAAAGTGCCAAACAAAGACGAGAACGAGAATATGAAGAACGTGTAAGGagagaatttgaaaaaaagagaaaagaaaGAACTTTGCCAATCCAGCCCACTTTATTCCTATTTAAGTAAATGAATTCTGCTAAAAGTTTTTACTCACTGGttataataaaattaataaatattatacTTGAATTTTTGAAGTAGTCATATCAATCATACAACCAGACAATCAATGTGAATAATCAAGAAACATCTTCTAGTTTTttaaagtatatacatgtatatgagatGATATCTTGAGCAATCGTAACTTCTcagctatttccgtaaccgcaaattgttacggaaaaggacgagcgcgtgatccgattgataCCCTCTTCATACCGGCATTTTGAATGTAGCGCGTTAGCGTTTCATGGAAAATGTGTCGATGTAAAGAAGACATTTCGAGGGCCGGAttcaggaattgcggttagatGGAGgggcaactttatgaggcagggggtcctAGTGGAGGCCCAAGGGGCCAAGCTTCTGGGTTTCACATATTTCagagggcttgaaatatgtctcctatgtagtaatttttactattttctgtcttTTTTGATAGagtgaaatcaataaaattacgcaaattttaaggggttttgggggaaaaaatgtaagttctcccaataaaatcTAAAAATTTTGCCATTTATTGCCCTgaaagtggaagaaattattgctttttttatcgtttacatttttctaaacgagagaccacgatttaccttaaatttgccCCCTTCAATCCGCCACTGATTtaacatgtttacattttctGTTGTATTTACCTTGTAACATATCTTACGTCGTTATGACTTagcactttttaaaaacaagaagCAATGCTTTCCGACGTTttccattgtgacgtcataatcaataacgttgaaaatcaaatttccgccagagttcgtttgctcataaaccaaactcttccagttaggaagaatgtgtgacgtcactgtagaatgacgagaaaaaaaacccagttcaaaacaagaacgtaaacatcaactTCATTACAAgtactttacactataatttgaacagtctccctaattttaatgatcttttgatcattttatgtttaaattaaaatccATGCTTTTGTATTACTTACTTAAATTACTTTTTCCTTCCGCTTGTACGTTGGTGTCGCGGGGAGATACAGCCATCTGTCAGAAGCAAGGCGAGTGGTCTGGAGGAGGGACACCTCATTAGCTCTGAGGGTGTCGCCCCAGCATCGCCTTGGTCATCCTCTGGCTCTCCAGCCAGAGAATCTGGTGTTATATACCCGAAAGAGCTGGTTGGTTAGGAGGAATCCATGTTAGGTGTCCGAATCGATTGATCTTCAGGTGCTCGATGTGTCGTAGGACTAGTGTTGCTCCTACCATGTCTCTTATGACTTCATTTCTGATCTTGCCTCAGCTTGTCTTGTTAACCGCTCTTCTTAGACATTTAATTTCGCATGTGACCAGCTTCCTCTCGTGGGCTTTTGTTAGACACCATATCTGGCAATGGTATGTGAGTGTTCGTAAGAAAATGG
This genomic window from Ostrea edulis chromosome 4, xbOstEdul1.1, whole genome shotgun sequence contains:
- the LOC125668972 gene encoding uncharacterized protein LOC125668972 produces the protein MGRVKRKSWTKKDSVEQTDTLKDVNHLISDLRFDWKGYKIPKSPCTCNSYHEEYPKINKNQRDDFENKSTKKKTSQSSFQKKLMNKQETETTDRLRSQRRNQSDDFEINKRDEVEVRRKIFEENYWKSRHANAQNQSCYQQTHLKHSTDPRLQKMETVPMMPNRSDSVQELPHTVLYDSTDSRISSTARRELFVGESAKQRREREYEERVRREFEKKRKERTLPIQPTLFLFK